The following is a genomic window from Amycolatopsis acidiphila.
CAGCTGGCGTCCCGGCTGACGAACCTGGAGATCGTCGGGACGGCGTCGCGCCCGGAGTCCGCCGCGTGGGCGAAGGCGATGGGCGCCGCGCACATCGCCGACCACCACGACCTCGTGACGGAGGTGCGCAAGGTGGCGCCGGACGGGGTGCAGTACGTCTTTTCGCCGGTGTCGGGCAAGAACGTCGAGGCCTACGCGGAGCTGCTGACGCCGCGGGGCGAGATCGTCGCGATCGACGAGCCGGAAGGTATGGACCTGTTGCCGCTCAAGCCGAAAAGCCTGACGTGGCACTGGGAGCTGATGTTCACCAGGCCGCTGTACGAGCCGGAGAGCACCGCCCAGCGGGATCTGCTGAACGAGGTGAGCGGCCTGGTCGACCGCGGCGTGTTGCGCACCACTCTCACCACGCGCCTGCGCGGCCTCAACGCCGACACCCTCCGCACGGCGCACCGGATGGTGGAACAGGGCGACATGATCGGGAAGGTCGTCGTGGAGCGCTAGGCGACCGGACAGCCCAGCCGCACGGTCAGCTCGGTCAGCGCCTGACCGAGCGGCAGGTCCACCCGCACGGACGCATGCGTGTCGCCGCGGGTCCGGCCCTTGTTGACGATCAGCACCGGCTTTCCCGACTTCGCCGCATGGCGGACGAAGCGCAGGCCCGACATGACTGTCAACGACGAGCCCAGGACCAGCAGTGCGCTCGCCTCGTCGACCGCGTGGTAGCACTGCTCGACCCGCGCCGCCGGCACGTTCTCGCCGAAGAAGACCACGTCCGGCTTCAGCACGCCGGACCCGCACGCGACACAGGACACCAGCCGGAACTCGCGCACGACGTCGTCGGCCAGATCGACGTCGCCGTCCGGGTTGATCTGCGTGGACGAGGCGGCGAACGCCGGGTTCGCGGCGCGCAGCCGGCGGTCGAGGAACTCGCGGGCGCTCATCCGGCGGCAGTCCAGGCACACCACCCTGTCCAGGCTGCCGTGCAGCTCGACCACCTCGCGCGCACCCGCCGACTGGTGCAGCCCGTCGACGTTCTGCGTGATCACGCCGGACAGGTGGCCCGCCGCCTGCAACGCGGCGACCGCCCGGTGCCCGGCGTTCGGCCGGGCGCGCGCGATGTTCCGCCACCCGAGGTGGCTGCGGGCCCAGTACCGGCGCCGGCCCTCCTCGCTGCCGACGAACTCCTGGTACGTCATCGGCGTGTGCCGCCGCAGGCTGCCTTCGGCGCCGCGGTAGTCCGGGATGCCGGATTCGGTGGACAGGCCCGCCCCGCTCAGGACCACGACGCCGCCCTGCCCGACGGCGTGCACGACCTCGCTCAGATCGGTCGTCCGTGGCGCGGGCTCGCCGGTAGGTGTCCAGGTCAGGGTCGGTTTCGTCCGCACCGGACCAGCTTACGGGCTCAGCCGGGCAGAACATTCTTGGAGAAGACGCCGTACCCGCGATCAGGCTGGCCGGCAGCCTGGGCGCGCCACCCCTTGCCTGGTCCGTGAAACCCGCAGGTGAGACCTCTCACGAGAGCCGCACTGTGGATCTTGTTCACCGTGCGCGCCGCGGAGTTTGGGGTGACAATTCCGGCATGGCAGTTGGGGAGAGGTCAGCGCAGGAGCCGACGCCCGTCTTCGACGCGGTGCTGGCGAGCGTGCAGGCGGCTGTGCAGGGTCAGGCACAGCCCGAGACCGAGGGGCAGAACACGAGCCAGGCCGAGGTTCCGGCCGTCGTCTGAGCTCAGACGAGGCGGAGCCTGTCCAGGTTCGACTCGACCCAGGACCGCAGCGCGCCCAGTGGCTCGCTGACGCCGCACCCGGGCTCGGTCAACGCGTACTCGACGTGCAGGGGCACCTCGGGGTAGACCGTGCGGTCCACGAAACCGTGGTCCTCCAGCCGGCGCAGCGTCTGGGTGAACACCTTGGGGCTCACGCCCTGCAGCCTGCGCTGCAACTCGCCGAAGCGGTGCGGGCCGTCCTCCAGTGCGCCGATCACGAGCGCCGACCACTTGTTCGCCAGCAGGTCGAGGATCTCGCGGCACGTAAGTGCCCTTTCGGACACTGTTGTGCCCGGTACCGCTCGTTCACCGCTATCTTCGGAAGGCGTGGCGGATCCGACGGACACCGTGCGTATGCCCAAGGGGTTCTTCCAGAACCCGTACGAGACCTACGACCTGCTCCGCACGGCCGGTCCGGTCCGGCGCGTCTCCTTCGTGAACTGGGTCGACGGGTGGCTGGTCACCCGGCACGCCGACGCGCGGCGCCTGCTGGACGACCGGCGGCTGCTGAAGAACCGGGCCGGGGTGGCCGACCTGATGCCGCCGCACGCGGCCGGGGCGTACGCCTCGCCGCTGTTCGACCACATGCTCAACTCCGACCCGCCCGACCACACCCGGCTGCGCAAGCTGGTGACCAAGGCGTTCACCGCACGGGCGGTGGCGCGGCTGCGGCCGCGGATCGAGGAGATCGCCGACGCGCTCCTCGACGTCGTCCCGGCGGGCGAGACGGTCGATCTGCTGGACGGGTTCGCGTTCCCGTTGCCGATCATCGTCATCTGCGAGCTGCTCGGCGTGCCCGCGGCCGACCGCGACCAGTTCCGCCAGTGGTCGCGGCCGCTGGTCGCCGCGGCCTCGCTCGCGGAACTGGCCGAGTCGACCGGCGGACTGAGCGCGTACCTGCGGAAGCTGATCGCCGAGAAGCGGGCCGCGCCGACGCAGGACGTGCTGTCGGACCTGGTGCACGTGTCCGACGACGGCGACCGGCTCTCGCCGGACGAGCTGCTCAACATGGCGGTGCTGTTGCTGGTGGCCGGGTTCGAGACCACGGTCAACCTGATCGGCAACAGCGTGCTCGCGCTGCTGCGCAATCCCGGTCAGCTCAAGGCGCTGCGGGCCGACCCGTCGCTGGTTCCCGGCGCGGTCGAGGAGTTCCTGCGGTACGAGGGACCGGTGCACTTCGCGACGATGCGCTACACCGCCGAACCGGTCGAGGCCGGCGGCGTCGAGATCCCGGCGGGCGAGTTCGTGCTGATCTCGCTGCTGGCCGCCAACCGCGACCCGGAGAAGTTCCCCGACCCCGACCGGCTGGACGTCACCCGCCCCGCGGCCGGGCACGTCGCGTTCGGGCACGGCATCCACTACTGCCTCGGCGCCCCGCTGGCCCGGCTGGAGGGCGCGATCGCGCTCGGCCGCCTGCTCGACCGGTTCGGCGAGATCGAGCTCGCGGCCGAGCCCGCGGACCTGCGCTGGCGGGGAAGCGTGCTCGTGCACGGGCTGCACCGGCTGCCGGTGCGGATGTCCTGACGGTCAGCGGAACGCGTCGGCGTTGCGGGCCGCCCAGCGCGCGAAAGTGTTCGGCGCCCGCTGGAGGATCCGTTCGACGTCGGGACTCACACGCTGTTCGTCCGGGGTGGGGTCGCCGAGGATGTCGAGCGTGCCGTCGGCGATGGGCGCCGGCATGAACTCCAGCATGCGGGTACGGGCTTCCTCGCGGGTCAGCTCGGTGAACCCGACCGGTGAGCTCGTAGGTCCGGCCGCCGTGGTCGGCAGAGCGCAGGACGACGGCCGCCACCGCGGCGATGTCGGCCGGGTCGACGATCGGGATCGCCACGGCACCGAACGGTGCGCGCAGTGCCCGCCGGGTGCGGACCTGTTCGGCCCACTGGAAGGCGTTGCTGTGAAAGCCTCCCGGGCATAGCACTGTCCACACGAGACCGGGCTGGCGGACGGTGTGTTCGAACGCCGCTCGTCTTGGCGACGTCGAGGAGTTCGTCCGGCTCTCCGGGCACAGCGAGGAGGAACAGTGCTTCGCTGCCTTCGAGGGCGGGCCGAAGGGGTTTCGGGGTTCGTGAGGTCGTGGCCCGTGCGGCGGGTGGTGGTGGCGACCTCCTCACCGGCTTCGGGAAGTGCTCGGACGAGGGCGCTGCCGACGTTCCCGGTCGCTCCGGTGACGGTGATCATGAGGGGCTCCTTGCGTTCTGGTCGGTGCCGGGAACGCTAGGAGCGAGCTGCCCCGCGCGGACCGTGCTCGACCACGTGACGAGCCGGTGGGGCGTTGGGTGCTGATGGCGGTGCGGGGCAGGGAGCTGCGGTTCTTCGAGCTGCGCGGAAGCATCGAAGGGATCAGCGAGAAGATGCTGTCGCAGACGCTGCGGACCCTGGTGCGCGACGGCCTCGTGTGGCGGCGGGTCGAGCACTCGACGCCGCCGCGGGTGAGCTACGGGCTGACGCCGCTGGGCCAGGGAACGAGCGGTCCGCTGGCTGAGCTGTTCGAGGTCATCCGGGGCCACGCTTACGACATCCAGGCGACCCAGGCGGCTTTCGACGCTTCGTGACACGCGGCGCGGGTGGGCGATGGCTCGCCCTGCGCAGCGGGGAGCGGCCTCGGTGTCCGCGTGCGCCACGGAAGCCTTGCAGGGCAGGTGAAACCGGCGGCGAGTGCGTCAGTTCGACGGCAGCCGCGGGGGCACGACCGAGCGGATGCTCGCCAGTACGGCCGTCAGGCTCGGCAGCCAGCGGTGGTGCGTGTCCGGCGGGACGAGCCAGTGCGTCAGGTTGTGCGGGCTCCGCTCGTCGGGCAGCGGGATCCCCGTGCCCGCCGTCAGGACGCGGACGCCCTCGGGCAGGGAGCTGTCCGCCGGGGCGAGGACATCCGCCTCCACCAGGAGCACCGC
Proteins encoded in this region:
- a CDS encoding zinc-binding alcohol dehydrogenase family protein; its protein translation is MSTRTSAVGAFRSLPIDEPDALVDVEIEIGDPGPHDLLVEVHAVSVNPVDVKVRAGFGESSEPKVLGFDAAGVVRAVGAEVREFSPGDEVYYAGSVDRTGSNAGLQLVDSRIVGRKPAGLDFAEAAALPLTTITAWETLFDHFRLGRDATGTLLVVSAAGGVGSMVSQLASRLTNLEIVGTASRPESAAWAKAMGAAHIADHHDLVTEVRKVAPDGVQYVFSPVSGKNVEAYAELLTPRGEIVAIDEPEGMDLLPLKPKSLTWHWELMFTRPLYEPESTAQRDLLNEVSGLVDRGVLRTTLTTRLRGLNADTLRTAHRMVEQGDMIGKVVVER
- a CDS encoding NAD-dependent protein deacetylase, which encodes MRTKPTLTWTPTGEPAPRTTDLSEVVHAVGQGGVVVLSGAGLSTESGIPDYRGAEGSLRRHTPMTYQEFVGSEEGRRRYWARSHLGWRNIARARPNAGHRAVAALQAAGHLSGVITQNVDGLHQSAGAREVVELHGSLDRVVCLDCRRMSAREFLDRRLRAANPAFAASSTQINPDGDVDLADDVVREFRLVSCVACGSGVLKPDVVFFGENVPAARVEQCYHAVDEASALLVLGSSLTVMSGLRFVRHAAKSGKPVLIVNKGRTRGDTHASVRVDLPLGQALTELTVRLGCPVA
- a CDS encoding winged helix-turn-helix transcriptional regulator, with amino-acid sequence MSERALTCREILDLLANKWSALVIGALEDGPHRFGELQRRLQGVSPKVFTQTLRRLEDHGFVDRTVYPEVPLHVEYALTEPGCGVSEPLGALRSWVESNLDRLRLV
- a CDS encoding cytochrome P450 family protein; translation: MPKGFFQNPYETYDLLRTAGPVRRVSFVNWVDGWLVTRHADARRLLDDRRLLKNRAGVADLMPPHAAGAYASPLFDHMLNSDPPDHTRLRKLVTKAFTARAVARLRPRIEEIADALLDVVPAGETVDLLDGFAFPLPIIVICELLGVPAADRDQFRQWSRPLVAAASLAELAESTGGLSAYLRKLIAEKRAAPTQDVLSDLVHVSDDGDRLSPDELLNMAVLLLVAGFETTVNLIGNSVLALLRNPGQLKALRADPSLVPGAVEEFLRYEGPVHFATMRYTAEPVEAGGVEIPAGEFVLISLLAANRDPEKFPDPDRLDVTRPAAGHVAFGHGIHYCLGAPLARLEGAIALGRLLDRFGEIELAAEPADLRWRGSVLVHGLHRLPVRMS
- a CDS encoding winged helix-turn-helix transcriptional regulator — its product is MGRWVLMAVRGRELRFFELRGSIEGISEKMLSQTLRTLVRDGLVWRRVEHSTPPRVSYGLTPLGQGTSGPLAELFEVIRGHAYDIQATQAAFDAS